One window of Arvicola amphibius chromosome 6, mArvAmp1.2, whole genome shotgun sequence genomic DNA carries:
- the LOC119817675 gene encoding aldo-keto reductase family 1 member C13-like, translated as MSSNQQRVKLSDGHFIPALGFGTYKPEEIPENKPLEAINLALDAGFRHIDTAYVYQTEKAVGQAIQSKIAAGLVKREDIFLTTKLWCTYFRPELVRSNLEKSLKNLQLDYVDLYILHYPVPMKPGEDLFPADEHGNSLLDTVDICATWEAVEKCKDAGLVKSIGVSNFNSRQLEKILNKPGLKYKPVCNQVECHLYLNQSKLLNYCKSKDIVLVAYCALGSQRPKRWVDPNSPVLLNDPVLCDMAKKHKRSPAQIALRYHLQRGIVVLAQSYKENEIKENLQVFEFELPSEDMKILDGLNKNLRYAPAPFGKGHPEYPFSDEF; from the exons ATGAGTTCCAACCAGCAGCGCGTGAAGCTAAGTGATGGCCACTTCATTCCAGCACTGGGCTTTGGCACATACAAACCTGAAGAG ATACCTGAAAATAAGCCACTGGAGGCTATAAATTTAGCTCTAGACGCTGGGTTCCGCCACATCGATACCGCTTATGTGTATCAAACAGAAAAGGCTGTAGGGCAGGCTATTCAAAGCAAGATTGCAGCTGGCCTTGTGAAGAGAGAAGACATATTCCTCACTACAAAG CTTTGGTGCACTTATTTTAGACCAGAGCTGGTTCGATCTAACTTGGAAAAATCACTGAAAAACCTTCAACTGGATTATGTTGACCTCTATATTCTTCATTACCCAGTGCCAATGAAG CCAGGGGAGGATCTGTTTCCAGCAGATGAACATGGAAATTCACTATTGGACACAGTGGATATCTGTGCCACATGGGAG GCCGTGGAGAAGTGTAAGGATGCAGGATTGGTCAAGTCCATTGGGGTGTCCAACTTTAATAGCAGGCAGCTGGAAAAAATCTTGAACAAGCCTGGGCTTAAGTACAAGCCTGTCTGCAACCAG GTGGAATGCCATCTTTACCTGAACCAGAGCAAACTGTTGAACTACTGCAAGTCAAAAGACATTGTTCTGGTTGCCTACTGTGCTCTTGGATCTCAGCGACCTAAACGATG GGTGGACCCAAACTCCCCGGTTCTCCTGAATGATCCAGTTCTTTGTGACATGGCAAAAAAGCACAAGCGAAGTCCGGCCCAGATTGCTCTTCGTTACCATCTTCAACGTGGAATCGTGGTCCTTGCCCAGAGTTACAAAGAGAATGAGATAAAAGAGAACTTACAG GTATTTGAATTTGAGCTGCCTTCAGAGGATATGAAAATTCTAGATGGCCTGAACAAAAATTTAAGATATGCACCTGCTCCATT